In Papaver somniferum cultivar HN1 chromosome 1, ASM357369v1, whole genome shotgun sequence, a genomic segment contains:
- the LOC113292851 gene encoding probable beta-1,4-xylosyltransferase IRX14H, with amino-acid sequence MKSVLQQSFYNRRNNNSFRNPLDSPSSHHDKSQTSNLFWLVIHGICCIISLVLGFRFSRIIFFLLFSTSTTNNNDLYSLRTSTTTSDLDATTKFHVNSSTQLFNNGKTNSRVVVGRHGILIREWPHPDYNEVMRAHKILDRVQREQRIQYGIKNPRTLIVITPTYVRTFQRLHVTGLMHSLMLVPYDLIWIVVEAGGRTNETSEIINKSGLRNYHVDFDTRLPISWEDRHKMEAKMRIHGLRVVREEKLDGIVMFGDDSNMHNMELFDEIQSVQWFGAISVGILAHSSSSIDTSSLTNKEKEENLPMPVQGPACNSSGHLIGWHTFNSLPYEGKSARYIGDREIVLPRKLEWSGFVLNSRLVWKESPDRPVWVNDLDSLNEAVVESPLSLLTDPSYVEPLGDCGRKVMLWWLRVEARVDSKFPSGWIIDPPLEITVPAKRTPWPDAPPELPSNENLSIIQDRTDKRPTKTSRATKKHSSRIKRKRESQTGDVQVSEGQR; translated from the exons ATGAAATCAGTGTTGCAGCAAAGTTTCTATAACAGAAGAAACAATAATAGTTTTAGAAATCCATTAGATTCACCATCATCACATCATGATAAATCTCAGACATCAAATTTATTCTGGTTAGTAATTCATGGTATTTGTTGTATTATTAGTCTTGTTTTAGGTTTCAGATTCTCTCGTATtatcttcttccttcttttctcAACTAGTACCACTAATAATAATGATCTCTACTCACTTAGAACTAGCACTACTACTTCAGATCTTGATGCTACAACTAAATTTCATGTGAATTcatcaactcaattattcaataaTGGGAAGACTAATAGCCGTGTTGTAGTAGGTAGACATGGAATTTTGATTCGTGAATGGCCTCATCCTGATTATAATGAGGTTATGAGAGCTCATAAGATACTTGATAGAGTTCAGAgagaacaaagaattcaatatgggATTAAGAATCCGAGAACTTTGATTGTGATTACACCTACTTATGTTAGGACTTTTCAAAGACTTCATGTTACTGGTTTAATGCATTCTTTGATGCTAGTACCATACGATCTGATTTGGATTGTTGTTGAAGCTGGTGGAAGGACTAATGAAACATCTGAAATTATTAATAAATCTGGTTTGAGGAATTATCATGTTGACTTTGATACTCGGTTGCCGATTTCGTGGGAGGATCGACATAAAATGGAAGCGAAAATGCGGATTCATGGATTGAG AGTCGTGAGAGAGGAGAAGTTAGATGGAATTGTGATGTTTGGAGATGATAGTAATATGCATAATATGGAATTGTTCGATGAGATCCAGTCTGTGCAATGGTTTGGTGCTATTTCTGTTGGAATTCTTGCTCATTCTAGTAGTTCCATAGATACATCATCATTGACTAataaggagaaagaagaaaatctGCCTATGCCTGTTCAAGGTCCAGCATGTAATTCATCTGGACATTTGATTGGTTGGCACACTTTTAATTCTCTTCCTTATGAGGGGAAGAGTGCTAGGTACATTGGCGACAGGGAAATTGTTTTACCAAGGAAGCTTGAATGGTCTGGGTTCGTTTTGAACTCTAGGTTGGTTTGGAAGGAATCACCAGATAGACCTGTATGGGTTAATGATCTTGATTCGTTGAACGAAGCGGTGGTTGAGAGCCCACTATCTTTGTTGACGGACCCTTCTTATGTTGAACCTCTTGGTGATTGCGGTCGGAAGGTTATGCTATGGTGGTTACGTGTTGAAGCCCGTGTAGACAGCAAATTTCCTTCTGG ATGGATAATTGATCCTCCTCTGGAAATTACAGTACCTGCTAAACGCACACCATGGCCAGATGCACCTCCAGAACTCCCATCAAATGAAAATTTGAGTATTATCCAAGATCGCACAGATAAGCGTCCAACCAAAACATCTCGAGCTACTAAAAAGCATAGTTCCAGGATCAAGCGGAAACGTGAATCTCAAACAGGAGATGTGCAAGTTTCCGAAGGGCAGAGGTAA
- the LOC113292875 gene encoding UPF0481 protein At3g47200-like has translation MVAVFNKELLSWYLITLKLKETVEAAKAQSPTASPLQLNGHRQTSTDPLTGIAEEEEDESNSPDYEWVISIKDKLQQARQDEDSGSWAKLNIYRIPKCLRNDDDNKAYVPQTVSLGPYHHDRKKLKDMNRHKWRSLHQVLKRTGHDIKLYLNAIKELEERARSCYEGPINISSNDFVEMMVLDGIFAIELFRGVAGGFHHLGYARNDPVFAMRSFMHSIQRDMIMLENQLPLFILDKLWGLQVGDPDQKGFIARLVIRFFDPLTPTDEPLRKVDMTKLESSLGINHKTTFDPLTEHGGLHCLDVFRQHLLRTGAVVAPRIWIKRKSHTARVADKRRQQLIHCVTELRESGIKFRKRKTDRFWDIKFKNGILRIPRLLIHDGTKSLFLNLIAYEQCQIDCRNDITSYVIFMDNLINSPEDVGYLHYCGIIEHWLGSDAEVADLFNRLCQEVVFDINDSYLSSLSEQVNEYYDSKWSTWRASLKHNYFNNPWAIVSFFAAVILLCLTLAQTFYGVYGYYRPN, from the coding sequence ATGGTAGCTGTGTTCAACAAAGAACTGTTGAGTTGGTATCTAATCACTTTGAAGCTCAAAGAAACAGTAGAAGCTGCTAAAGCACAATCTCCAACTGCTAGTCCATTACAGCTCAACGGACATCGGCAAACTTCAACAGATCCATTAACAGGaattgctgaagaagaagaagatgaatcaaaCTCTCCTGATTATGAATGGGTTATCTCAATTAAAGACAAACTACAACAAGCTCGTCAAGATGAAGATTCTGGGTCATGGGCTAAACTCAATATCTACAGAATACCAAAATGTTTACGCAATGACGACGACAACAAAGCGTATGTTCCTCAAACTGTTTCATTGGGTCCTTATCATCATGATCGTAAGAAACTTAAAGATATGAATAGACACAAATGGAGATCTCTTCATCAAGTTCTTAAGCGTACAGGGCATGATATAAAGCTTTATTTGAATGCAATTAAGGAACTCGAAGAACGAGCAAGGTCTTGTTATGAAGGTCCTATTAATATCAGCAGCAATGATTTTGTTGAAATGATGGTTCTTGATGGGATTTTCGCTATTGAATTATTTAGAGGAGTTGCTGGCGGATTTCATCATCTTGGGTATGCTAGAAATGATCCTGTTTTCGCTATGCGTAGTTTTATGCATTCGATTCAACGCGACATGATAATGCTTGAGAATCAATTGCCGCTGTTCATTTTAGATAAACTCTGGGGTCTTCAAGTTGGTGATCCTGATCAGAAAGGATTTATTGCTAGGCTTGTTATTAGATTTTTTGATCCGTTGACACCTACTGATGAACCGCTGCGGAAAGTCGATATGACGAAACTGGAATCGTCTCTTGGTATAAATCACAAGACTACTTTTGATCCGTTGACTGAACATGGCGGTCTTCATTGTCTCGATGTTTTCCGTCAACATCTTTTACGGACAGGCGCAGTTGTAGCTCCCAGAATTTGGATCAAGCGTAAGTCACATACCGCTCGTGTTGCTGATAAACGTCGCCAACAGTTGATTCATTGTGTTACTGAGCTTAGAGAGTCTGGAATCAAGTTTAGGAAGAGGAAAACGGATCGATTTTGGGATATTAAGTTCAAGAACGGTATCCTTCGGATTCCGCGGCTTCTTATCCACGACGGAACGAAGTCGTTGTTTCTCAATTTGATTGCATATGAACAATGTCAGATTGATTGTAGGAATGACATAACTTCTTATGTGATTTTCATGGATAATTTGATCAACTCTCCTGAAGATGTGGGTTATCTCCATTACTGTGGTATTATCGAGCACTGGCTTGGTAGTGATGCCGAGGTTGCAGACTTATTCAATCGTCTATGCCAAGAGGTGGTTTTCGACATTAACGATAGTTACTTATCTAGTTTATCAGAGCAAGTAAATGAGTACTATGACAGCAAGTGGAGTACTTGGCGTGCGAGTTTGAAGCACAATTACTTCAATAATCCTTGGGCTATTGTCTCATTCTTTGCAGCTGTTATTTTGTTATGTCTTACTCTTGCACAAACCTTTTATGGTGTTTATGGGTATTACAGACCCAATTGA
- the LOC113292862 gene encoding low-temperature-induced cysteine proteinase-like: protein MAFSKSSSSAIFVVLLFAFMAVSPALDMSIISYNEKHGVVSSDERTEKELLDLYESWLVQHGKNYNALGEKERRFEIFKDNLKFIEEHNSENHSYQVGLNSFADLSNGEYKQMYLGTKIDQEKRLGNPKSDRYAVKLGDKLPEHVDWREKGAVVDVKNQGSCGSCWAFSTIAAVEGVNKIATGELISLSEQELVDCDTSYNQGCNGGLMDYGFQFIIKNGGIDTEDDYPYKAKDNKCDVNRKNSHVVTIDGFEDVPVNDEKALQKAVANQVVSVAIEAGGRAFQLYKSGVYTGRCGTALDHGVNAVGYGTENGVDYWIVRNSWGPKWGEKGYIRLERNLADTNKGKCGIAMQASYPVKKGYNPPKPAPSPPSPSKPSNVCDNSYSCPAGKTCCCVYEYGRYCFAWGCCPMESATCCDDHYSCCPKDYPVCNTEAGTCQMSKDNPMSVKALKRTPAKPYWAFRKVGGIHV from the exons atggctttctcaaaatcttcttcttctgcgattttcgttgttcttttgtttgctttcatgGCTGTGTCTCCAGCCTTAGATATGTCTATTATCAGTTATAATGAAAAACATGGTGTTGTGTCTAGTGATGAGAGAACAGAGAAAGAGTTATTAGATCTGTATGAATCATGGCTTGTACAACATGGCAAGAATTATAATGCTTTAGGTGAAAAAGAAAGGAGGTTTGAGATTTTTAAAGATAATCTCAAGTTTATTGAGGAACATAATTCTGAAAATCATTCTTATCAAGTTGGTTTGAATAGTTTTGCTGATTTGAGTAATGGTGAGTATAAGCAAATGTATTTGGGTACAAAGATTGATCAAGAGAAGAGACTTGGTAACCCTAAATCAGATCGGTATGCTGTTAAGCTTGGGGATAAGCTTCCTGAACATGTTGATTGGAGAGAAAAAGGTGCCGTGGTTGATGTCAAAAATCAAGGAAGTTGtg GTAGTTGCTGGGCTTTTTCGACTATTGCTGCGGTGGAAGGTGTTAACAAAATTGCTACCGGAGAATTGATCTCACTCTCCGAACAAGAGTTGGTGGACTGTGATACATCTTACAACCAGGGATGTAATGGAGGTCTCATGGATTATGGGTTCCAGTTCATCATTAAGAATGGTGGAATCGATACCGAAGATGATTACCCTTACAAGGCTAAAGATAACAAATGTGATGTCAACAGG AAAAACTCCCATGTAGTGACTATTGATGGGTTCGAGGATGTGCCCGTAAATGATGAGAAGGCTTTGCAGAAAGCTGTGGCAAACCAGGTTGTCAGTGTTGCCATTGAAGCTGGTGGCCGAGCTTTCCAACTCTACAAATCG GGCGTATACACTGGAAGATGTGGAACAGCTTTGGACCATGGTGTGAATGCCGTTGGATATGGTACAGAAAATGGTGTAGACTACTGGATTGTGAGAAACTCTTGGGGACCTAAATGGGGAGAAAAAGGTTACATCCGCTTGGAGCGTAATTTGGCTGACACTAACAAAGGAAAGTGTGGTATCGCAATGCAAGCCTCTTATCCCGTGAAGAAGGGCTACAACCCCCCTAAACCTGCTCCTTCTCCTCCTTCTCCCTCAAAGCCATCAAATGTTTGCGACAACTCTTATTCATGCCCCGCGGGCAAAACCTGTTGCTGTGTGTACGAGTATGGTCGTTATTGCTTTGCCTGGGGATGCTGTCCTATGGAATCCGCAACTTGCTGCGATGATCACTACAGTTGCTGCCCTAAGGATTACCCTGTTTGCAACACTGAAGCTGGAACTTGTCAAATG AGCAAGGATAACCCAATGTCAGTAAAGGCTCTAAAGAGGACTCCTGCAAAACCATACTGGGCATTCAGGAAAGTTGGAGGTATCCACGTCTGA